In one window of Pelosinus sp. IPA-1 DNA:
- the pstB gene encoding phosphate ABC transporter ATP-binding protein PstB has product MDYKIHVNKLKLYYGDALALKKISLGVEKNSVLALIGPSGCGKSTFIKTLNRMNDLVTNVKIEGEVLLDGVNIYHPDTDVVLLRKRVGMVFQRPNPFPMSIYDNIAYGPRIHGMKNKAQIDEIVEKSLQGAALWEEVKDRLHSSAMGISGGQQQRLCIARLLAIEPEVLLMDEPCSALDPISTMKIEELVSDLKQKYTIVMVTHNMQQAARVSDYTAFFLNGELVEYDKTDVIFTRPQDKRTEDYITGRFG; this is encoded by the coding sequence ATGGATTATAAAATTCATGTAAATAAGCTTAAATTATACTATGGAGATGCACTGGCCTTAAAGAAAATATCTCTTGGCGTGGAGAAAAACAGTGTATTAGCCTTAATTGGGCCTTCTGGTTGTGGTAAATCGACTTTTATTAAAACGCTAAACCGTATGAATGATTTAGTTACAAATGTTAAAATAGAAGGCGAAGTCCTATTAGATGGAGTTAATATTTATCATCCGGATACAGATGTAGTATTATTGCGAAAAAGAGTGGGGATGGTTTTTCAGAGACCCAATCCATTTCCAATGTCGATTTATGATAATATTGCTTATGGCCCCCGAATTCATGGTATGAAAAATAAAGCCCAAATTGATGAGATTGTAGAGAAAAGCTTACAAGGAGCGGCACTGTGGGAAGAAGTCAAGGATCGCCTTCATAGTTCAGCTATGGGTATATCAGGCGGACAACAACAACGTCTATGTATTGCTAGGTTACTAGCAATTGAGCCTGAGGTGCTATTAATGGATGAGCCTTGTTCTGCTCTTGACCCTATATCCACCATGAAAATTGAGGAATTGGTGTCTGACTTAAAGCAAAAGTATACAATCGTGATGGTTACTCACAATATGCAGCAGGCTGCTAGGGTGTCTGATTATACTGCATTCTTTTTAAATGGCGAGTTGGTGGAATATGACAAAACAGATGTTATATTTACTAGACCTCAAGATAAGCGGACAGAAGATTATATTACGGGCCGATTTGGTTAA
- the phoU gene encoding phosphate signaling complex protein PhoU — translation MTSTRQSYNHDLEELRNEILEMGNRVELAIGQAVASLTTQDVEMAKRVMAGDDYIDNMESDIEDKCMVLIARQQPLARDLRIIGTGLKITTDLERVGDHAFDIAKIALSIAGQPLIKPLVDIPRMSAMAQKMLKDSLVAYINLDIALAERVCAADDEVDDIYHQTFRELLTYMMEDPRNIKQATQLLFVARYLERVADHATNIGEWVIYLETGQRMRKK, via the coding sequence ATGACTAGTACCAGACAAAGTTATAATCATGATCTCGAAGAGCTACGAAATGAGATCTTAGAAATGGGAAATCGTGTTGAACTGGCTATTGGGCAAGCTGTAGCCTCTTTGACAACACAAGATGTAGAGATGGCTAAGCGAGTTATGGCTGGGGATGACTATATTGATAATATGGAAAGTGATATTGAAGATAAGTGTATGGTCTTGATAGCAAGACAGCAGCCCTTGGCAAGAGATCTAAGAATTATAGGTACAGGGCTCAAGATTACAACAGATTTGGAACGGGTCGGAGATCACGCCTTTGATATAGCTAAAATTGCCCTAAGTATTGCTGGACAGCCACTTATTAAGCCTTTGGTAGATATCCCGCGAATGTCAGCCATGGCACAAAAGATGCTAAAGGATTCTTTGGTAGCTTATATCAACCTTGATATTGCCCTGGCAGAACGAGTATGTGCTGCAGATGATGAGGTAGACGATATCTACCATCAAACATTCCGTGAATTGTTAACGTATATGATGGAAGATCCCCGTAATATAAAACAAGCCACCCAACTACTGTTTGTAGCACGTTATTTAGAACGTGTTGCGGATCATGCTACAAATATTGGAGAATGGGTTATTTATTTAGAAACAGGACAGCGGATGCGTAAAAAATAA
- a CDS encoding PhoH family protein, protein MKKCYVIDTNVLLHSPNAIFTFNEHTVIIPEVVLEELDRFKSESNERGANSREVSRIIDTLRTTGNLLEGVALNEHGGRLQIETNHLDTKIPANWPRSKPDNRILQVCKGLAEADHFTVLVSRDTNMRVKAAILNIQAEDFRNEKVASIEEQYTGRGTIYTSSEVMNAFHQSDSNSIDPASLFAYNEATHSLIAAPLETNQFFLIRSTDNDRHTALGRFNGEKLVHLRYHKHNPFGVVPRNIGQIFMQECLMMSASEAPLVIIKGPAGTAKTFYALAVGLYQHFDCRPRDYNHILICRPNVPMDEDIGYLPGSEADKVSPFMRGIRDNLFTLMNGSSIDDAKELAQAEDTVQLLFDRHVIQTEALAFQRGRSLQKYWVILDEMQNSTPRQAKGVITRPGLGTKIILLGDPAQIDHPYLDSQSNGLVFASEKMRGSKLCFQVTLQHDECERSPLAAEAALRL, encoded by the coding sequence TTGAAGAAATGTTACGTTATTGATACTAATGTTCTCCTACATTCACCAAACGCAATATTCACTTTCAATGAGCACACTGTAATCATTCCCGAAGTGGTCCTTGAGGAACTAGATCGTTTTAAGTCTGAAAGCAACGAACGAGGTGCTAACAGTCGTGAAGTCAGCAGAATTATTGATACTCTACGGACTACAGGAAATTTATTAGAAGGAGTTGCTCTAAATGAGCACGGCGGAAGGCTCCAAATTGAAACGAATCATCTTGATACCAAAATCCCTGCCAATTGGCCCCGTTCTAAGCCTGATAACCGTATCTTACAAGTGTGTAAAGGGTTAGCAGAAGCCGATCACTTTACTGTATTAGTCAGCCGGGATACCAATATGCGGGTAAAAGCTGCCATCCTCAATATTCAAGCCGAGGACTTCCGCAACGAAAAGGTAGCTAGTATCGAGGAACAGTATACAGGACGTGGTACTATCTATACATCCTCTGAAGTTATGAATGCCTTTCACCAGAGTGATTCAAACTCGATTGACCCTGCATCTTTATTTGCTTATAACGAAGCAACTCACTCATTAATAGCGGCTCCTTTAGAAACAAACCAATTTTTCTTAATTCGGTCTACCGATAATGATCGCCATACTGCTTTAGGTCGTTTTAATGGTGAAAAACTCGTTCATTTGCGCTATCATAAACACAATCCTTTTGGGGTTGTCCCCCGCAACATCGGACAAATCTTTATGCAAGAATGTCTGATGATGAGTGCCTCCGAAGCTCCCTTAGTCATTATTAAAGGCCCCGCTGGAACCGCCAAAACCTTTTATGCATTAGCCGTAGGTTTATACCAGCATTTCGACTGCCGTCCAAGGGATTATAATCATATCCTAATTTGTAGGCCCAATGTACCTATGGACGAAGACATTGGTTATCTTCCTGGGTCAGAAGCTGACAAAGTAAGTCCCTTTATGCGAGGTATTCGGGACAATTTGTTTACCCTGATGAACGGAAGTTCCATCGATGATGCAAAAGAGTTGGCCCAAGCAGAAGATACAGTTCAACTTTTATTTGATAGACATGTTATCCAAACAGAAGCCTTAGCCTTTCAACGAGGACGATCTTTACAAAAATATTGGGTAATCTTAGACGAAATGCAAAATTCCACACCTCGCCAAGCCAAAGGAGTTATTACTAGGCCAGGGCTGGGGACTAAGATTATCTTACTTGGTGATCCTGCTCAAATTGACCACCCATACTTAGATAGCCAATCTAACGGACTGGTATTTGCCAGTGAAAAAATGCGAGGCTCTAAATTATGTTTTCAAGTAACCTTGCAGCATGATGAATGTGAACGATCTCCTCTAGCTGCTGAAGCGGCTCTAAGGTTATAA
- the pstC gene encoding phosphate ABC transporter permease subunit PstC: MQLVDKEHKMKLLYDYYMKYVFIASAGFMTLIIVTIIIFVGGQGLLTFSEVSPLDFFLSAKWDPMGSQFGALSFITGSLTVTALAILLGAPLGLAGAVFMAKIAPPWLSKIMRPATDLYVAIPSVVYGFVGLTIIVPFIRTYFHVNMGFGLLAAAIILAIMILPTIVSISEDALRFVPKSLEEASLALGATRWQTIWNVLLPAALPGILTSIILAMARAVGETMAVQMVIGNTPQLATSLFMPTSTLPSEIVVEMGNTPFGSAWGNSLFLMAFVLLVLSLLMILIIRRIARKRVV; encoded by the coding sequence ATGCAGCTCGTGGACAAAGAACATAAAATGAAATTACTATATGATTATTATATGAAATATGTATTTATTGCTAGTGCTGGTTTTATGACGTTAATTATCGTAACAATCATTATCTTTGTAGGTGGTCAAGGATTGTTGACCTTTAGCGAGGTAAGCCCTCTTGATTTTTTCCTTTCAGCAAAATGGGATCCTATGGGAAGTCAGTTTGGCGCGTTAAGTTTTATTACAGGTTCTCTAACCGTTACAGCCTTAGCAATTTTATTAGGGGCACCCTTGGGGTTGGCTGGTGCTGTATTTATGGCGAAGATAGCCCCCCCTTGGTTAAGTAAGATTATGAGGCCTGCTACTGATTTATATGTAGCAATACCCTCTGTGGTATATGGTTTTGTTGGCCTGACAATTATTGTTCCCTTTATTCGAACTTATTTTCATGTCAATATGGGTTTTGGCTTATTGGCGGCTGCTATTATTTTGGCGATTATGATTTTACCAACGATCGTTAGCATTTCAGAAGATGCATTGCGTTTTGTTCCTAAAAGCTTGGAAGAGGCTTCCTTAGCACTAGGGGCAACCAGATGGCAGACCATTTGGAATGTATTATTGCCCGCGGCTTTACCTGGTATCTTAACATCGATTATCTTGGCAATGGCAAGAGCGGTAGGAGAAACCATGGCAGTGCAAATGGTGATTGGCAATACGCCACAATTGGCGACCTCTCTATTTATGCCTACTTCTACATTGCCTAGTGAAATTGTCGTAGAAATGGGTAATACACCCTTTGGTTCTGCTTGGGGAAATTCTTTGTTTTTAATGGCATTCGTTCTTTTAGTGTTGTCTTTGCTGATGATTCTTATCATTCGGCGTATTGCTAGAAAGAGGGTGGTTTAA
- the pstA gene encoding phosphate ABC transporter permease PstA, whose translation MSAKIVDKVATMAMWFAGIVILGILAAFLLFILYKGVPVLSWDFIFGRSSDIEAGGGVGGQLFNSFYILILSLLVSIPLAIGAGVYLAEYAGNNRLTDIIRLSTESLATVPSIVLGLFGMIVFVNFLGMGFSIIGGALTLTLLNLPVLVRVTEEAVRTVPVHYREASLALGATKWQTIWRVVLPNALPGIITGITLTAGRALGETAILIFTAGTTVGRQMVNFDVTAAGETLAVHLWYVMAVGLVPDRVDIANGAGALLIITILMLNLLFTIPSKVLQKKLGVGNH comes from the coding sequence ATGTCCGCAAAGATAGTAGATAAAGTTGCGACGATGGCAATGTGGTTTGCAGGTATTGTAATTTTAGGCATTTTAGCTGCCTTTTTATTATTTATTTTATATAAGGGAGTACCAGTATTGTCCTGGGACTTTATTTTTGGTCGATCTAGTGATATTGAGGCGGGTGGCGGCGTTGGTGGCCAGCTTTTTAATTCCTTTTATATTCTAATTTTATCTTTGTTAGTTTCTATACCCCTGGCTATTGGTGCAGGTGTTTATTTGGCAGAATATGCAGGGAACAATCGTCTAACGGATATTATTCGTTTAAGTACGGAGAGTTTAGCTACCGTTCCTTCCATTGTTCTGGGGTTATTTGGTATGATTGTATTTGTGAATTTTTTAGGTATGGGTTTTAGTATTATCGGTGGAGCCTTGACTCTTACCTTGCTGAATTTACCTGTATTGGTGAGGGTCACGGAAGAAGCAGTACGGACCGTTCCTGTGCATTACCGAGAAGCGAGTCTAGCTCTTGGAGCTACCAAGTGGCAAACAATTTGGCGAGTTGTATTACCAAATGCTTTGCCGGGTATTATAACGGGTATCACGCTGACCGCAGGTAGAGCTTTAGGAGAAACGGCGATTTTAATCTTTACAGCTGGTACAACGGTTGGTCGGCAAATGGTCAATTTTGATGTGACAGCAGCAGGAGAAACTTTAGCTGTACATCTTTGGTATGTTATGGCGGTAGGGCTTGTACCTGACAGAGTTGATATAGCCAACGGCGCTGGAGCCTTACTG